AGCGCGCGCGTGAAGCTGTAGGACAAGAAGGCACCATCTATCATGGTACTTATGAGGAAGTCGCCATCCCAGAGGGAAAAGCTTATGACCTCATCCTCTTTAGTGAAAGCTTTCAGTACATCAATATGCCCCGCAACTTTGAACGCTCTTACCAACTGCTCAACGAAGGAGGTTATATGCTCTTGTGCGATTTCTTTCGTTATGAAGAACACAAACACCGCCCCCTAGGTGGTGGGCATTGGCTGGGGCACTACGAACCCGCCCTCGCCAACAGCAAGTTTGAAGTCGTTACAGAAATCGACATCACCCAAAAAGTAGCCCCTACGATGGACTTGGTCAATGGATTAACCATGGAAGTGATGAAGCCCGCTTGGGAGATGGGTACAGCGCTAGCCGAGGCTCGACTACCCGGCTGGGTTTGGCGAATCATCAAGTGGAAGTTTGGCAAAAAAATGCTAGATATCGAAGCCAAGCAGTTCAAAGGCGAACGAAACGCCAAAAACTTTATCGCTGACAAGAAATACTGCCTTATATTGCTTAAGAAAAAATAATGGCACCTCACGCCACTGGACATTTTCAAATCCCACAGCTAAAACTGTGGGTTGAGTCTCATTTTACCCCCAAAAGGAGGCCTCAGCTTATCTCGGAGCTGGAACCCCAAGCCTACTTTTCCAAAAATATCTGGTGGTATGGGGACTATTCAAATAGCCCTTGCTCCACTTTGCGGCCTTGGTAGTAAAAAGCGAACACATCAAGGTACACTATTAACAAGGGCTACCTTTGCACAGATAGAAGTTTACTGTAACCACAATCGAGCACTTTCTGGGTTGTCGAAATACCGGATTTCATAATCCCCCTCTTCTTTGACTGTTTCTACTTCATCTACCGATTGCTGCATTGAAAGATTAGCTATTAGTTCTTCTGGAATCACAATCGCCATCTTTTTCAGGCCGTAGCTAGGGGGTTGATTCCTTGCTGCTTGAGTTCGGTAGCGATTTGGGCGCGGTGGTAGGTTGAGTTATTGATGATATGAAAAAACACCTCCTGAGCACTATTGACAGCTGCTGGAGCAGTTGTTGGGTGTCTTGGTAGTTGGCTAGGTCGGTGGCTTTCAGGTCTTTGATTTCGTGTCGTTGCCAAACTCCAAAAGGCGCTTGTGAGCCTGCCACCCTATGGTTCCAAATCTGATGGGCGTTGAGGGTATGGCTAAAAAGCTTGAGCGCCTTTTCGGCAATGGGTGTTATCTGCGTCTCAAACAAGAGCACCAACTGCTGATTGCAGTAGTGGTTGTATGCAAACAAATCTTCAAAAAACAGCTGCATAGGGGTATCGTTTGGGGTGATGGTGTGTGCCCTACGAAGACACACAAATTGTTTGGTCTGGGCGAATTGTGCCAAAAACAACGAGCTTTTGCTATATTGCAACTTAAAATCACCCTAGTCTGCACCCTGTGTCGCACTACTTTTAGGATTCTATGATGACCAACCTTACCACTCCCCCCCATACTTTTGAAAACAGCTTGGCCTTTGCCCAACAGGCCGACGCACAAGATCCGCTCCGCCCAATGCGCGAGCGCTACCATTTTCCGCAGAGCACCGAGGGCCGTCCTGTGCTCTATTATACCGGCAACTCCCTTGGCCTACAGCCCAAACAAACCGCCGCCTACGTACAGGAGGTGCTCCACAAGTGGGCCAGCCAAGGGGTCGAGGGGCACTTCGTGGGCGACACCCGTTGGTATGACTACCACCACGCCCTCAAGCCCGCCGCCGCACGCATTGTAGGCGCGCTGCCCGAGGAGGTTACGCTGATGAACACCCTCACCGTCAACCTACACCTGCTGATGGTCAGCTTCTACCGCCCCAGCCCTACGCGCTACAAAATTATGATGGAGGCCGGTGCTTTCCCCTCCGACCAATACGCCGTAGAGTCGCAGGTACGCCACCACGGCTACAGCCCTGATGCCGCCATTGTAGAGCTAAGCCCCCGCCCGGGAGAGCATACCCTCCGCCCCGAAGACATCTTACAGGCCATCCAAGCCGAAGGCGACAGCCTCGCCCTGGTGATGTTGGGTGGGGTAAACTATTACACTGGCCAGCTATTTGATATGCAGGCCATCACCAAGGCCGCCCACCAAGTGGGGGCTGTGGTCGGCTTTGACCTTGCCCACGCCGCCGGAAACGTCGCCCTGTCCCTACATGATTGGGACGTAGACTTTGCCGCTTGGTGTACCTACAAGTACCTCAACTCCAGCCCGGGGGGCGTGTCGGGCGTGTTCATACACCAGCGCCACGCCCAAAACACCGAGCTACACCGATTCGCCGGGTGGTGGGGCTACGACGACAAGACCCGCTTCGAAATGAAAAAGGGCTTCAAGGCCATCCCCAATGCCGACGGATGGCAGCTCAGCAACGGCCAAATCCTGACCTTGGCCGCCCACAAAGCCGCCCTTCAGCTCTTCGACGAAGTAGGGATGGAAGCCCTCATTGCCAAAAGCCGCCAACTGACGGCCTACCTTGAGTTTGTCATCAAGGAGGCCGCCGCCGACCAACCCGATGCCCTGACCATCATCACCCCCGCCGACCCACAAGCCCGTGGCTGTCAGCTCTCTATCCTGACAGACCATCGCGGCAAGCAGCTCTTCGACTACCTGCACCAACACGGTGTCATCCCCGATTGGCGCGAGCCCAATGTCATCCGCTTTGCCCCCGTACCGATGTACAATAGCTTCGAGGAGGTCTACCAACTAGGCCAACTCCTCTCACAAGCCCTCAAGTTGTACTAGTATGCGCCGCTTTTGGGGCTTCCCCCGCGCCGCACGTTGAGGGCTGTGTTCCACCACAGACCCAAGGGGGTGCGGAGTCGGGCTTTCGGCTTTAGTCCCCGCGTAAGCGCGAGGAGCTATCGCAGAGCTTGCGCTCGCATCCTTCGCACTCCCAACAGTAGTACTTCCATAATTTATACTCACCCCTAACCTCTCACAAAAGAATGAATATGCTATCAGAATACCCTGAGTCTACCGCCATCATCCGCTTTCAAGACTGCGACCCACTCGGCCACCTCAACAATGCCAAATACTTTGACTACTTCTTCAACTCCCGCGAAGACCTAGTGCCCGAAAAGTACGGCGTCAATCCCGTTACGTTTTTCAAGAAATACCAATCTGGTTGGGTCATCTACAACCATCAGATTTCGTATCTGCGCTCAGCACTTCCGGGCGAGCGTGTGGCCATCCGCTCCGGCATCATCTTCTACGACCACGACACCGTCGTTACCGAATACCTCATGACCGACCTCTCCCGGCAACAACTAATGGCCGTGCTGTGGGCCACCAGCAAATTTATAGATGGCAAAACAGGCAAAAAAAGCACCCACCCCGAGGAAGTCGTGGCCTTCTTGGAGCGTGCCTACATCCCCGGCGCCGACTATCACCCTACCAAATTCCAAGACCGCATCCGAGTAGTCAAAACCCTTTTGAGTGAGTTGGTGGGGTAGAAAATAAATGAAAGCCCCGGAGGAGCCGCCCTGTTGGTAGTCTTTTTAAACCATATAAACCTCTTAGCTGCCGAAAACACCCAAATGATAGGCCTCAGCTACCTCAACACCGAGCAAATGGGTAGGCGCAATGCCTGAAGACATTTGTGAAGGCGTTTTTCTCAAACTATTCCAAGAATGCGAAATTGCTCGGTACCAAACACGAGCAATTATGGAGTACGAACAAAGTTGGAAAGAAAACAACGATTGGTATGCCGTACTGAGTACTGCAGAGAAAAAGGGAATTGAGAAGGGTAGAATTTGCCAGATGCGCAAAGGTTTTGAGAGTACACCCCTCCCAAACTGATTTCCAAGGAGGTTATTTTTTTGCCAAAAATACCCAGAGACCTATCATTTCCCCACACACTTTAGTATAAAGCCAGTACTGTGTAGGTTTTCAATCTCGATGAGGTAGGCGGGGTCTGCGGCCAAGTATTTGCGTAGTTTGGTGATAAAGACATTGAGACTTTGCTTGGTGAAATAATCATCATTTTTCCAAATTTTGAGCAAGGCCTCTTCGTGTGTCAATACTTCACCTTGTTTTTCGAGCAGCAGTTGCAGCAAGGCGGCTTCTTTGGGGCTGAGCTTTTGGGTGTTGTCGCCTAAGTGAAGCAGGCGTTTGGTAGGGTCAAAGCGAAAGCTTCCCAAAGTATGGGGATCGACAGTGTTTTTGAGAGTTTGTTGTAGCAGCACTCTCAGCTTAAGCAGCAGTATCTCGGGGTCAAAAGGCTTGACCAGATAGTCTACCGCTCCAAGCTGGTATCCTTTGATTTGGTCTTCTTTCAAGGATTTGGCCGTCAAGAATACAAAAGGGGTCTCGCGGTATTGTTGCTGTATCTTTTCGGCTACCGAAAAGCCATCCAATTTGGGCATCATCACATCCAAGATACAGGCATCAAAGCGTTGGGTTTGCAACACCTCCAGCGCCTCTTGCCCATTGTGGCACAGGGTAATGACAAAGCCATTCATTTCCAAAAAAGCTTTGAGCATGAGGCTGAAGTTATGATCATCTTCGGCAAGGAGTAACTTATGCATCAGTAGTTGATTTTGATTGTTGTTGGTTTTGCTCCGAAGCGCCCGAGGGCGGCTCTTGGGTTTGTAACGGCAGGGTTAGTACAAAGGTGCTGCCACGCCCTAAACGGCTACGTACTTCGATGCTGCCCTTATGTTGCTCTACGATGGCCTTGGTATAACTCAGCCCAAGACCAAACCCTTTGATATTGTGTATGTTGCCGGTAGGCACGCGGTAGAATTTATCAAAAATCAGGGCTTGTTTGTCGCGGCTGATACCCAGCCCTTGGTCTATGACCGAAACCCGAAGATGAACGGGGCTGCTTTCGGTTTTGAGGGTGATATCGAGCTTGTCGGGAGAATACTTGACGGCGTTGTCTATCAGGTTGGAGAGCGCATTAGAAAGGTGAAACACATCCCCAATTACAATGGCTGATAGGGCCTCAAACTGTCGGTGTATCAAGCCTTTGTCACTTATCTTCAGGGTATAAGCATCTGCCAAATAGTCCAACACTTGGTGGAGGTCTACTGGCTCTTGTTGAAGCTCAAAGGCCTTTCGGTCGCTGACAGCAGCCTGCAATACTTTTTCGACTTGGGCATTGAGGCGTTTGTTTTCTTCCTTGATTACCTTGGTAAACTGCCGAATAAGGTCAGGTTGGCGGATTACTGACTCATTCTCGATATTGGCAATTGCAAAGGTGATGGTGGCAATAGGTGTTTTGAGCTCGTGGGTTACATTATTGATAAAATCGTTTTTCTGTATGCTCAGCCGATGTTGTTTCATTACCAACCTAGAAGCCAACAAAAAACAAAACATCGTAATACCTACCATGGCAATGGCGGTGGTGATGGGCAACAACAAAGCTCTCAACAACCAATGCCGCTCTGTAGGGAAATAAAGCCGTAGTTCTTCTTTTTCGGTGAAGGCATATCGAAAGCGGGTTTTGTTGAGTTGCTCGGTATCGGCTCCGGGGCTAAGGTAGCCATAGTTGGCTGTTTTTAGGTTATAAAAACCCAGCGCTAGGTCGTCGGCTGGGGCGATATGTTGTCGCAACAATGAGTCTAGGGGGAATATCTGGGCTACACTCTGAATATCGCGCTCACATTGGGCGCACATCTGAATGCTGCGAAAAAGGTAGAACTCCTTGAGGTTGGGGTGTCGCCTAGGGCGGGTAGCCTCTAGGGTATCTTTGAAGCTCAAAAACTGCTGCAGCCGCTGTTTGGGCAAAAGCGTATCAGGTTGGAAGTCGAGTAGTGGATAGACTTGGGCGCTTTGTGCCACCATCAATACAAAATTACTGTCGGCACTGGTATACAGCAGGTTATAGCTTTCTTGGTCTTCTACAGTAGAGGTGTGGCTGCTCCAGCGTTGGTATTGCTGTTGGGCGGACTCTACCCCCCTAGCTACGGAGGCCTCAAAGATAGCCCGTTTGTCTTCTACCAAGTTGATAATAGTAGCCACCTCCAACCCTACAATCAGTCCGGCAGGAAAGGCAATGAGATAAATAATGAGATGATAAGCCGTAACAGGCTTAGACCGAAACCTAAAGATACGCATCAGGACAAAGGTAGCAAATAGGCAGTAATTGTGCCGGATTTTAAGCTTTGTTTAAGCTTCTCCCACATACCTATTTTGATTGATAATCAGAGAGATGAGCTTGATAAAGTGCTTGCGCTCGCGAGGGTGCAACATCGTAATGGGCAGGTATACCTGTGCTCCATTGGTATATCGTAGGCGGATTTTGTCGGCATTTAAGATATGCATCTGCTGGAGGCTGCGCAAGGGCAGGCGTTGGTGTGAGAGCAAGCCCCTCCTGACCGTGAGCGCTTCTTCATCGATATAGGCAAAAGGGGTACGCCAATGGTAAAACCCCGTCAGCAAGGCCCAAAACAACAAAGCCCAAGCAACTACATCATACATCGACCACGAGGGTTGCTCCGAATAGTGTACAAACAACGCTATCGCAAGACCCAACGCCCACAAGAAATGTGGCATATAGCCCGAAGGACGGCGTACAAAATATTTGGCAGTAGGTATATTGGTAGACATCGTCAAAAGGGTTATTGTTTGCTGAAAAACGCTGTATTGGGTAGTTGTTTTCGAATGCGCTTCATCTCCTTGGCATCGCTAGGAATGCGCGTAGCGCCTATCCCGATATATGATACCATCATCCAAGGGCGGAGGTCTTTGGGTAAGGCGCTGACGGGGTTTTCGCCCAACTCAAGATAGGAAAGCCGGCTTAGACTCGTGATATTTTCGGGAAGGCTATTGAATACGTGCGCTTGTTTTTGGGTAATATAACTATTGAATGTAGCCCACAAGTCCAATATTACCAACTCTTTGGCCGACAGTATCCAAGGAGGGAACACCTGTAGGCCATACCCCTTGAGCGACAACTTACGCAGCTTCGTAAGGCGCTCTAAACAAGGAGGCATTTGAGCAAAATCATAGTCTATCAGCTGTAACTCCAACAAGGACTCACAGTCGCAGAGGGCTTCGGGGACAGGTATGCGGCGGCTTTCGCTCCCCTCTTCTGTCTTGAGGATAAGGCGACTAAGCGTCGCGCGCTCAACGGCTGTCTCGGGCAAGAGGGTATCTAAAGGCAATAGCTCCAGCTCTTGGTTGAGTTGCTCCCAAGGCGTTGTATTTTGAGTCTGTGCTTGCAAAAAGCCGATAGTCATCGGCAATATCAAAAACAAAAATCGGTTCATAGTTTCTCATATTTGGGTTGCGCTCTATGTAGCCCAAAGCTCCATCTTCGGAGATGTGGTAGTCTGTCAATTTAAGTCCCACATATCCCCCCAAAGCCTCTGTCCACCATCTACATACAGTGTTTCTCCGGTGATATATTCGGCAAATGGGCTGGCCAAAAACAAGACGCTATGGGCTACTTCGTCGGCTGTTCCTAGTCTTTTGGCTGGAATCGTTTTGGGCGCGCGGTTGAGCATTTGTTGAACCTCAGGCGGGTACGTCTCCAGCCCCGAGGTCTGAATGATGCCCGGCGCTACGGCATTGACACGGATATTGTATACCGACCATTCCACGGCCAAGGTTTTGGTGAGGTTGTCTACGCCTGCCCTTGCTGCGCCTGTGTGTGCCATTCCGGGAAAGCCCCGAAACATATTGGCAATAATATTGACCACTACCCCTTGGCGCTGTGGGATAAAAAAGCGCTGCGCCATAGTAGTGGTTGTCAGCCAAGTACCGTGAAGGTTGTTTTCAATCACTGCTAGCCAGCCTTTGTAGGGAATCCGCTCAGCAGGAGCCAGAAACTGCCCTCCGGCATTGTTGACCAATAGGTCTAGCCCTTGTCCTTGGGCGGCTATGCGGTCGGCCAATTGGAGGAGCGCCTCCGGCTGGCGGATGTCGGCCACTGCCCATTGGCACTGCCCAAAAACAGACAACTCCTCTGTGGCACTTTGGAGGCGCGCCTCATTGCGGCCACAAATCCAGACCGTTGCCCCGTTCTGAAGCAATTGTGTGGCGATGGCCTTGCCAATGCCGCTCCCGCCGCCAGTTACGAGAGCCGTTTTTCCAGAAAATACAGCAGTAGCAAACATATCAGTAGTAGGTTGGTGTTTGTTGGGTTGGTTTACAAGTATACATCTTTTTGGCCAAAAACCATGGTCTTCACACACCAGAGTCTCTGTTATTGGCGATTTATACCAAGATTTGAGGATTTACAGGATTTGATTTTCTTGATTCTCAAGAATTCTCGGCGCACACATTTTCCAAACCAATTTGGGTTGGGTATAAAAAAACACACCGCTCTAGATTTTTCTTTTGTTGTCTATATTTTCGAAAATAGCTAATAGTAGCACTCGCTAAAAGATGTACCACACCACTGGATATTTTAGAAAAGCAGCTTGGAGCTCAGCTCCGAGACAAGCTGAGGCCTCATTTGGGGAGGGGCAATGAGACTTAGCTCACAGTTTTAATTGTGGGGTTTGAAAAATGTCCAGTGGCGTGCCCAATGCCATAAAAACCGACCTAATTTTGAGGCAAAAACCCTATTTGGGAACATCCTTTGTATGGTACTTGTTTAGCGCTATACAAGGTCTCTTTATCATACAGGGCTGATGTTACCAATGATACCCCAACCATACCATCCCATAGACTGCAACTTTTATGACATCCTGCTAGACCGTGCAACGCGGGTATTGACTTGTCATTTGGTCATTCAAGATTTCGACGGAAGCCAGCGGGAGCTTCGCAGCTATATTGAGGATGTTTATACCCAAAACCACGAAGAGTTTTTGTTGCTGCGCAATGGCCAAAAACTTAGACTAGACCAAATACTGTCTGTAGACGGCATCGAACCTAGTCATCTGGGTAGCTGCCGGCTTCGCTGATGATACAAAAGCAAGCCAATGTTTTGCGAAGCCGATTTTATGCAGTATTTTAGTCAGCCTTATTATTGACTACTCACCTTATCTACCCTCATAATCACCTATATGAGAATTACTTACAACGCCCCCTTTGTATTGACCTATACCTTGGTGTGTTTGGTTATCACCTCTATCGATTTTTTATTGTTAAACAATCTGGTCATTACACAAAACTTTTTTACGGTCTACCCTTTCGGCACTGCGCCGATGTCATTGACCAATCCGCTGGCCTATTGGCGGCTTTTTTCGCACGCCTTGGGGCACGCCGACTTCAATCACTTGCTCGGGAACTTTACCTTTATCTTGCTGCTGGGGCCCATCCTAGAAGAGAAGTACGGGTCTGATAAATTGCTGTGGATGAGCTTCTTGACTGCGTTCATTACCGGTATACTCAATGCCAGCCTCTTTAGTAGTGCCCTCTTGGGAGCCAGCGGTATTGTATTTATGATGATTTTATTGGCTTCTTTTACCAATATGCGCGCCGGAACTATCCCCCTGACCTTCCTCTTGATTGCTGGCCTGTTTTTAGGCAAAGAAATCTATAATACGATGTTTGTAGAAAACAACACCTCAGAGTTTGCCCACATCTTAGGTGGCATTAGTGGTGCAGTATTTGGATACATCTTTGGTATCCGACCCAAAGAAACTGCCTAAGCTACTGCTTATAGGCTATAATCTCCGCCCAAACCTGTATGTATGTCTTTTCGATTATGAGACAAAATAGACTAGTGCTTTTTGCATTGTTATTCTTGACCTTGGTTGCCTTGCTGGTGATTGTTTTTATGAACAAAGAGTACGACAATGTCAATTGGGAAGGGCATTATCAGACCGATAAAAAAGACCCATATGGTACTTATATTTTGTATCAGAGTATCCCCCAAATCTTTCCGGGTAGTACGATTACACGCAACACACAGAATATTTTCATAGACCAAAAGCATAAAGACTACCTAGCGCAGGCTCCACGAACAGTGTACTGTATTGTCTCCCCAAAAAGCAATATAAGAGGGAGTTATATGAGCTTTTTACAGGATTTTGTAGCCAAAGGTGGTGTAGTTTGGATTATGAGCGAAAAGCTGAACCCCGAACTAGAACAATTGCTACAAATACAAAGCACATACTATGTCAATAACAATCCACAAGAGCTGACCCTAGGGCAAACAACAGCCTATTATGATGCCTCAGCACCCCGTCAAAACACATATACCACTAACTACCTACTCCCTTCAGGCTTTGATGCCGAGGTGTATCCGCTTCTCTATGACAATAAGCAACAACTGCTTCTGGCCAGCACCACAAAAACGCTCGCCAAAGGTGGCTGGTTGATTGGTGCTTCGCCCAAACTAGTGGCTAACTACTACCTGCTACAGCCCAATACTAGGCTCGTGGCAGAAACAATCCTCACACACTTGCCCAACAGAGAATATTTTGTATGGGAGACATACAAAAGTTACACCCAAGAAACACAAGGCTCTATCTGGAGTGTGGTATGGGCACACAAACCCCTACGTTTTGCTGCCTATCTTTGCCTCCTGACTGCTGCCTGCTACCTGTTGTTTGAAAGCCGACGCAGACAAAGAATTGTACCCCTAATAGAAGCGCCCACAAACAGCAACCTCAATTTTGTCAAAAGCGTTGGCTCCCTATACTATCACTACAGAGACCATAGCAAGATGGCCCAAAAAAAAGTACACTATTTTTTAGAATACCTACGCCACAAACTACATATCCCCACCCAAGAACTCTCACCCACCCAACTACACCAGACCTTAGCTGCACGCCTTCCACAGTTTCCTGAAACTGATTTGCGTCAACTGATAAGCCTCTGCGAAAAAGGACAGCAAAAACAAGAGTTTTCCCAAAATCAACTCATTCAGCTAGGAGAGCTTATCTACTTGTTCAAAAAAGAGGTAGGATAACCCTGCATATCGATAGCCTTCTATACGATTTTCAGAACCCTTTGGGTGTTACCCAAAACAAATTTCCCACTCTCCCGAAGCGCATCCGAAACCTGCAAATCAGGGTTACACAACACATAAACCCGCACATTCGGAATATCCAGAAGCGTATCAGGCAAGGTTTGGAGTTGGTTATTTTTTAGCCATAATCTTTCCAAATTAGTGAGCGGATCTAACTCAGGAGGCAGGGTTTGGAGTTTATTCCAGCGTAAGCTTAATTTCTCAAGCTTTTTCAAGACCCCTATCTGAGGCGGTAGCGCAGTCAAGTTTTCATCATATAAATCAAGCCCTGTGAGTATCAAAGGGTTTTCTATTTCGGGCAGCTGTGATGATGCGGAGGTCTTCGAGGGTGATGCCATAATGTGCCTCAAATTCGGCGGGGCAGCTTTGTGCCAATTGCAACGCAAGGCGTACATTGGCGCGGTCGTCGCTTTCGAGGAGTAAACTGATTTTTTGGAGTTCGGGAGTCATAAGGATATTCAAAATTAGGGGTTTGTGTTGGTTGGATTGGTGTCTTTCTACAAGGAGTATGAAGTATGAGCTATGGAGTATAAGATGAAGGCGTTGGGTTGGTTACGTACCCGTAGCTATTTAGGAGATTCAAATACTTGATTATTAGATACTTGCAAGAGAATGGGTTTCAACCCTAGGAATTTAGTAAAAATACAGCTACTTGATAATCAGTGATTTATAAAATAATCTTATTTAAGGCTGAACTATACAAAAAAAATAACTAGTTGATAATAAGAGATTTACGGCAAATAATACCACCTAAATAGTTACACGTACCCTATGCGTGCGTACGCGGCTTAGGGATGCACCAGCAGTACCCCGCAAGCACGAAGTGCGCGGAGTACAGCGGTGCAGCCCGGCCCGAAGGGCAAGCCCCAACGAAATCGCCAATCGTCAGTATGCTCTTAGCACACCACACAAATATAACCATAAAACCCGCCAATAGACACTTTCTAAAAAACACGAAATATGAGCACTCCTTTGCGCTCTTTGCGCATACTTTGTGTCCTTTGCGGTTAAATAGTAGGTGTCGAAATCAGGAATTAAAATAAGACTTAGCCCACAGTTTTAGTTGTGGGATTTGAAAAATGCCCAGTGGTGTAATCATAAAGCACCCCTCAAGAAAAAACACCAATACCGCTCGCAAGCGATATTGGTGTAGGGTGTTGAGGACGGGCTGCTTTACTCTACGCCGTACTTGGTCTTGTACATATTGTAGAGGCGCTTGTGGCGGGTATCGAGGTCGATATTCCGCCCTTGGATAAAGGCGTGTGTAACGCGGTTGCTGCGCATATCGAGTAGGTCTCCGCCCGACACCACCAACGTGGCTTGCTTGCCCTTGGCCAGCGTGCCGACAAATGCACTCACCCCCAAGATCTCGGCAGCGTTGGCCGTAACCATCTGTAAGGCTGCCTCTTTGTCAAGGCCATATGCCACTGCCGTACCGGCCTGAAAGGGCAGATTGCGTGCGCCCATCGGCTCGCGGTCGTCATAGGCTAGGGCTACTTTGATGCCTGCCTCGTGCAAGATTTTGGGGAGCTGATAAGGCACAAACACCCCCTCTTCATCTCGAATGGGCAGGCGATGCAGGCGATTGAGAATCACAGGGAGCTGGTGTTCCTTCAAGAAGTCGACAATCAGGTGTGCATCCGCAGCGCCTACCAACACAATCTTGGCAATGCCGAACTTCTTGGCAAACAAGACCGCCTCTATCATTTCCTTGGCCGTATTGGCGTGGATGTAGAGATTTTGTGTGCCCTCAAACACGCCGCGCATCGCTTCCATTTTCAGGTTTTTGGTGGCAGGTTTGGCCTTAAAATACTGCTGGGCTTCGCCAAAAAACAGCTCTAGCTCTGCAATTTGCTGCACACGTCCTTCGTTTTTGACCATCTTGCGCTGCTCCCACGACCACTGAAACTGCGACATCCAGCGCAGGTGGTGGCCGTCGTCTATGTGCAGCGCGGCATCTTCCCAGTTCCAGCCGTCGAGCATCATCACCGACGAACTGCCCGATAGCGTTCCACCTTTGGGCGTAGTTTGTACCAACAAGATGCCGTTGGCACGCATCGTCGGGATGATTTCAGAGTCCGTATTGTAGGCAATCAAAGCGCGTACGTTGGGAGTCAAGTCGCCCACCTCTGCATAGTCGTGGGTAGCACGCACAGCGCCCACTTCTGAAAGTCCCAAGATATTGTTGGGCAAAATCAAGCCCGGGTACACGTGTTGCCCGGTAGCGTCAATCACCTCTGCTCCGGCTTCGGCAGCCTCCGCGCCAATGCCCGTGATGAGGCCGTTCTCAAAGCGGATGGCTGTATTTTCGAGCACCTGCCCGTCGCCTATGTGTAGCGTAGCCCCTTTAATAACAATAGGCTTCGTTTGTGGGTCGGCAGGGCTAGGGTTCTGCCCCAAAAGCGCCGCCGAGCACAAACATAGCGCCGACAGCAGGGTATAAAAGCGGTACTTTATCATAACATAATTTTTTTTACAATCTATTTTCAACTACTCAACAACAAGAGGCCGCCAAGGCTTTCCGCGTTTTGGAGGCTTCCCTCCCGCGCCAAACGTTGTGGGCTATTTCCCACATACTGAGGGCGCAGGGGTCGGGCTTTCACCAGTAGCTTGCGGCAAACTTGGCTCAGAGCTACGCTCGCATCCTTCGCGCTCTCGCGCTCGGATGTCTAAGCCGCTTTCGCCTGCATAGCTTTGCGCTCAGCAGGGCGC
The nucleotide sequence above comes from Eisenibacter elegans DSM 3317. Encoded proteins:
- a CDS encoding class I SAM-dependent methyltransferase, with the translated sequence MKKQKIDSKEVGLEIGLSLLKFFAKTDFLHYGYWEEGMEVDILNLKQAQQNYTDFLFSHIPQGTKSILDVGCGSGKIARMLLDKGYQVDGVSPAERLTERAREAVGQEGTIYHGTYEEVAIPEGKAYDLILFSESFQYINMPRNFERSYQLLNEGGYMLLCDFFRYEEHKHRPLGGGHWLGHYEPALANSKFEVVTEIDITQKVAPTMDLVNGLTMEVMKPAWEMGTALAEARLPGWVWRIIKWKFGKKMLDIEAKQFKGERNAKNFIADKKYCLILLKKK
- a CDS encoding DinB family protein translates to MATTRNQRPESHRPSQLPRHPTTAPAAVNSAQEVFFHIINNSTYHRAQIATELKQQGINPLATA
- the kynU gene encoding kynureninase encodes the protein MMTNLTTPPHTFENSLAFAQQADAQDPLRPMRERYHFPQSTEGRPVLYYTGNSLGLQPKQTAAYVQEVLHKWASQGVEGHFVGDTRWYDYHHALKPAAARIVGALPEEVTLMNTLTVNLHLLMVSFYRPSPTRYKIMMEAGAFPSDQYAVESQVRHHGYSPDAAIVELSPRPGEHTLRPEDILQAIQAEGDSLALVMLGGVNYYTGQLFDMQAITKAAHQVGAVVGFDLAHAAGNVALSLHDWDVDFAAWCTYKYLNSSPGGVSGVFIHQRHAQNTELHRFAGWWGYDDKTRFEMKKGFKAIPNADGWQLSNGQILTLAAHKAALQLFDEVGMEALIAKSRQLTAYLEFVIKEAAADQPDALTIITPADPQARGCQLSILTDHRGKQLFDYLHQHGVIPDWREPNVIRFAPVPMYNSFEEVYQLGQLLSQALKLY
- a CDS encoding acyl-CoA thioesterase, which codes for MNMLSEYPESTAIIRFQDCDPLGHLNNAKYFDYFFNSREDLVPEKYGVNPVTFFKKYQSGWVIYNHQISYLRSALPGERVAIRSGIIFYDHDTVVTEYLMTDLSRQQLMAVLWATSKFIDGKTGKKSTHPEEVVAFLERAYIPGADYHPTKFQDRIRVVKTLLSELVG
- a CDS encoding response regulator transcription factor, which translates into the protein MHKLLLAEDDHNFSLMLKAFLEMNGFVITLCHNGQEALEVLQTQRFDACILDVMMPKLDGFSVAEKIQQQYRETPFVFLTAKSLKEDQIKGYQLGAVDYLVKPFDPEILLLKLRVLLQQTLKNTVDPHTLGSFRFDPTKRLLHLGDNTQKLSPKEAALLQLLLEKQGEVLTHEEALLKIWKNDDYFTKQSLNVFITKLRKYLAADPAYLIEIENLHSTGFILKCVGK
- a CDS encoding sensor histidine kinase, which produces MRIFRFRSKPVTAYHLIIYLIAFPAGLIVGLEVATIINLVEDKRAIFEASVARGVESAQQQYQRWSSHTSTVEDQESYNLLYTSADSNFVLMVAQSAQVYPLLDFQPDTLLPKQRLQQFLSFKDTLEATRPRRHPNLKEFYLFRSIQMCAQCERDIQSVAQIFPLDSLLRQHIAPADDLALGFYNLKTANYGYLSPGADTEQLNKTRFRYAFTEKEELRLYFPTERHWLLRALLLPITTAIAMVGITMFCFLLASRLVMKQHRLSIQKNDFINNVTHELKTPIATITFAIANIENESVIRQPDLIRQFTKVIKEENKRLNAQVEKVLQAAVSDRKAFELQQEPVDLHQVLDYLADAYTLKISDKGLIHRQFEALSAIVIGDVFHLSNALSNLIDNAVKYSPDKLDITLKTESSPVHLRVSVIDQGLGISRDKQALIFDKFYRVPTGNIHNIKGFGLGLSYTKAIVEQHKGSIEVRSRLGRGSTFVLTLPLQTQEPPSGASEQNQQQSKSTTDA
- a CDS encoding SDR family oxidoreductase, which codes for MFATAVFSGKTALVTGGGSGIGKAIATQLLQNGATVWICGRNEARLQSATEELSVFGQCQWAVADIRQPEALLQLADRIAAQGQGLDLLVNNAGGQFLAPAERIPYKGWLAVIENNLHGTWLTTTTMAQRFFIPQRQGVVVNIIANMFRGFPGMAHTGAARAGVDNLTKTLAVEWSVYNIRVNAVAPGIIQTSGLETYPPEVQQMLNRAPKTIPAKRLGTADEVAHSVLFLASPFAEYITGETLYVDGGQRLWGDMWDLN